CGATGGACGACGTCCGGGGCATGAGCGCAGGCACGATCCTACACCCTCGGCCTGCACAACGAGTCACGGGCGTCGCTGGTGACGGCCTCCGCCGGGGCTGAAGCCCCGGCGCTACGACAGCGGCAACTCCGGCGCTACGAGAAACCCCGGGGTGTCACGGGCGTGAGCGGCGGCTGCCCCGCCAACACGGCCAGCACGTTGCGGGCCGCGAGGTCGGCCATGGCCGTCCGGGTCTCGTGCGTCGCGCTGCCAAGGTGCGGCACGAGCAGCACGTGCTCGAGGTCGAGCAGGCCCGCGTGCACCCTCGGCTCGTCCTCGAAGACGTCGAGGGCGGCGCCGCCCATGCGCCCGGCCCGCAGCACGTCGGCCAGCGCGGCCTCGTCGACCACGGGCCCGCGCGACGTGTTGACGAGGATCGCGCCAGGCCTCATGCGCCCGAGCGCCCGCCTGTCGATCAGGTGGCGCGTGGTGGGGCCGAGCGGCACGTGCACGGAGATGGCGTCGGAGGTGCTCAGCAGCTCGTCGAACGTGAGCCCCTGCCAGCCGGGGCGCACGAGCGCACGGCGGCTCTCGTCGCGCTCGGGTCGCGCGACGAACGCCACACGCATGCCGAAGGCCTCGGCCCGCTGCCCGACGGCGGCGCCGATGCGGCCGAGCC
The Acidobacteriota bacterium DNA segment above includes these coding regions:
- a CDS encoding D-glycerate dehydrogenase — its product is MPGARVLVTRRVPPSVIDRLRAECDVEASDSNEDWSNDELRARLVGKQGVLTVITDRVDAATLDAAPDLRIVANVAVGYDNIDVAAAEQRGVVVTNTPDVLTDAVADLAIAMLLDVTRRITEGDRLVRRGAWQGWALDFMLGTELRGRQLGIVGLGRIGAAVGQRAEAFGMRVAFVARPERDESRRALVRPGWQGLTFDELLSTSDAISVHVPLGPTTRHLIDRRALGRMRPGAILVNTSRGPVVDEAALADVLRAGRMGGAALDVFEDEPRVHAGLLDLEHVLLVPHLGSATHETRTAMADLAARNVLAVLAGQPPLTPVTPRGFS